In Pseudomonas grandcourensis, the DNA window GTTTGATGTAGTCGATCTGTATAAAGGCCGAGGAGCCTGGCATGGGCCGGCCGGTGGCGGGTTCGAGGATTTTGGCCTTGGCCAGTTGGTGAATCAGCGCTTCGCTGGGCTTTTCTGGTGGGACATTGGCCAGGCGTTCTTCGAGCCATTGCAGTTTGCCGTCCCAGGCGGGCAACGGCGCAGGCGGCAGCGGGAGGATCTCGTTGATCTCAGCGACCTTGGGATTGGCGTAGGAGTAGCCATAGAGGATTTTCCAGATTTTTTCGTAGCGATCGGCGCGTTCGAGGTCTTCCTGTTGGCCGAGGTAGTGCAAGCGATTATCTGGCTTAGGGCCACGGAAGCCTTTGCTCAAAAAAGAAGTCGAAGTGCTGTCACCGGCCGCTACCCCGAGCTGGAATGCTTCGAGCGCTTCCTGATAACGCCCTTTCCCCGATAGATTTATACCTAGGTCGGAGGCTGCATCACCGTGCCCTTGCTCGGCCGCGCAGCGGCGCATCTGCCGGGCAACGTCCGGCGCAATGTCAATCGGCGCCAACTTGTCTGCGACATAGGCTTGAGCCAGCGCACTACCTTCATCAGCGGCTTTGCGGTAGTAACGCAATGCTATTTCGTGATCTTTCTGTAGTCCCGCCGAACCGTTCTGCAGGAAAATGCCGACAAAGTAATATCCCGTTGCCACGCCCGCGTTGATCAGTTGCTCACTCATGCGCAAATGCTCTTCGCCACGGAGTTTGAAAGTACCGCGCATCGCGCCGTTCTGCAGGTTGATATTGGCCTTGTAATGTCCGTTCTCACTGGCGATGCGATACAGGCGCTCGATCTCTCCATCGACAGTCTTGTCCTGTTTGAGCTGGTTGTTCTTTTGCAACCAGCGCGCGTAATGGAACAGCACATCGGCCTCAGCGGGCGGCGCCGGAATTGTTTCGTGTTGGCAGGCGAAGGCGAGACTAACGTTTATATCGGTGAGCGGGTTTACAAAGTCCACCGACAAAGGTTCGGCATTGTTGGCGCCACAGCCGGTCAAGGCGATGAGTATCCAATAGCCCCATAAATACTTAGGCCTCACCGAACAGACTCCATCTAATGTTTTCTTCGCCGATGGTGACCCGGTCGGCGAGCAGGAAGCGGCTATGGCTGCGCTGGACATTCAGGGTCGGCATAATTTCGCCTTTTTCGAAACGTTGGATCTTGTCGACGATGCCTTCGGCTTTCCAATAACCGGTATGCGTACAGGCTTGGCCGCTATTGCAGGTCGGCCTTTTGATGTAGTCGATCTCTATAAAGGCCGAGGAGCCTGGCATGGGCCGGCCGGTGGCGGGTTCGAGGACCTTGGCTTTGGCCAGTTGGTGAATCAGTGCTTCGCTGGGTTTTTCTGGCGGGACATTGGCCAGGCGTTCTTCGAGCCATTGGAGCTTGCCGTCCCAAGCAGGCAACGTGGCAGGCGGCAGTGGGACGATCTCGTTGATCTCGGGGACTTTGGGATTGGCGTAGGAGTAGCCCGAGAGGATTTTCCAGATTTTTTCGTAGCGATCGGCGCGTTCGAGGTCTTCCTGTTGGCCGAGGTAGAGCAAGCGGTTATCTGGCTTAGGGCCACGGAAGCCTTTTTCCAACCGGCCGGCAGCGCCGTCGCTACCAGCTACAACGCCCATCTGGAAGACCTCAAGCGCTTCTTGGTACTTTCCTTTGTTCTTAAAGTGGACACCTAGGGCGACGGCTGATTTACCGTGACCTTGTTCAGCTGCGCAACGGCGCATCTGCCGCGCAACATCCGGGGCAATATCAATCGGCGCCAACTTGTCGGCTACAACTGCCTGAGCTTGCGCATTGCCCTGATCGGCGGCTTTGCGGTAGTAACGCAAGGCCATTTCGTGATCTTGCTGCAACCCGCCTGCGCCGTGCTGCAAAAAGATACCGACAAAGTAATATCCCGTTGCCACTTCCGCGTTGATCAGTTGTTCACTCATGCGCAAATGCTCTTCACCACGGAGTTTGAAAGTACCGCGCATCGCACCGTTCTGCAGGTTGATATTGGCCTTGTAGTGGCCGTTCTCACTGGCGATGCGATATAAACGTTCGATCTCTCCATCGACAGTCTTGTCCTGTTTGAGTTGGTTGTTCTTTTGCAACCAGCGCGCGTAATGGAACAGCACATCGGCCTCGGCGGAGGCCGTGGGGATCTGCTCGTGCACACAGGTAAAGGCCATATTGGCCTTGGCTTCAGTCAAAGGGTTCAAGGGCGCTTCCTTGGTCGAAGTAGAAGTAGGATTACTGGTATCGCAGGCGAGCAGCAGCAGGCATGACAAAAACAAGACCCGTCGCATCAGTCGAGGTCCGACAGGTCGGATTTACCGAAGTAGAACTCAACGAGGGGGGCACAAGGCACATCCTTGTCTTCCTGAAAGTCTTTGTTGTCGTCGATGATCCACTGCCAAGCTTCGAACGCCTCCTCCGGATCATCCTGCGCGCCCAATCCATTCGTATGCATCTCCCACAACCGCCGCCGCAACCCCTGCGTCACACTCGCCCACTCATGCGCAATGTTCAGTTCGCTATCCACCTGCATGCTGCGAGTATTGATGTTGGCCGAGCCGTGAGTGGTGAACACATCGTCGACGATCATCAACTTGGAGTGGATGTACACTGGCATCCAGGGCTTACCGGCGGGCGAGTCGGGGGCAACCAGTGAGCACACATGGACTTTCAGGCCGGAGAGTTCCGGGAGTTGAGCAAAAGTCTCACCCTCAATTGCCTCGATTTGGCTCTGGAGTGCGACTTTGCGCCAATCGTTGAGCCAGGCCTTGTGTCGCTGATCTTCCTTGGCCTTGTCGCTGAGATCGGTTCCGCCCAATGCGTCGGTGAGTTTCGTCAGCGTGATCAGGGCATGCTGTTCAATACGTTCGCCCAGGCTGGTTTCCAGTGCCGCGGCGTCAGCTTTTGCCTGTTCAATACGCCGTAACTTGGTGATTGCAGGCATGGTTTCACCTCGCCCGAGGCTTTCGAGCATGCGCTGGGTGTTGACGGTGCCGGAGCCTATGCCGCCCTTGCTAGCATTGGTGATCACAAACAGGTGCAAGGGGCCGTGTATGGCGGGGTCGCGACCGGCCTTGGTCTGGCCGGCGGC includes these proteins:
- a CDS encoding DUF6396 domain-containing protein — encoded protein: MSSAAIAASCSPTGSPSAKKTLDGVCSVRPKYLWGYWILIALTGCGANNAEPLSVDFVNPLTDINVSLAFACQHETIPAPPAEADVLFHYARWLQKNNQLKQDKTVDGEIERLYRIASENGHYKANINLQNGAMRGTFKLRGEEHLRMSEQLINAGVATGYYFVGIFLQNGSAGLQKDHEIALRYYRKAADEGSALAQAYVADKLAPIDIAPDVARQMRRCAAEQGHGDAASDLGINLSGKGRYQEALEAFQLGVAAGDSTSTSFLSKGFRGPKPDNRLHYLGQQEDLERADRYEKIWKILYGYSYANPKVAEINEILPLPPAPLPAWDGKLQWLEERLANVPPEKPSEALIHQLAKAKILEPATGRPMPGSSAFIQIDYIKRPTCISGQACTHTGYWKAEGIVDKIQRFEKGEIMPTLNVQRSHSRFLLADRVTIGEENIRWSLFGEA
- a CDS encoding DUF6396 domain-containing protein, producing MRRVLFLSCLLLLACDTSNPTSTSTKEAPLNPLTEAKANMAFTCVHEQIPTASAEADVLFHYARWLQKNNQLKQDKTVDGEIERLYRIASENGHYKANINLQNGAMRGTFKLRGEEHLRMSEQLINAEVATGYYFVGIFLQHGAGGLQQDHEMALRYYRKAADQGNAQAQAVVADKLAPIDIAPDVARQMRRCAAEQGHGKSAVALGVHFKNKGKYQEALEVFQMGVVAGSDGAAGRLEKGFRGPKPDNRLLYLGQQEDLERADRYEKIWKILSGYSYANPKVPEINEIVPLPPATLPAWDGKLQWLEERLANVPPEKPSEALIHQLAKAKVLEPATGRPMPGSSAFIEIDYIKRPTCNSGQACTHTGYWKAEGIVDKIQRFEKGEIMPTLNVQRSHSRFLLADRVTIGEENIRWSLFGEA